TCGTAGTATTCACTTCAGAACAGGACAGTTGGGCGAAGGTAGCAAAACAGCATTGCCTATATTTGGTTATTTTATGGAGAAAGTACTTGCTGATCCTCAATTAACTAAATACAGGGCTAAATTCTCAAAACCAAAACATCCAATTACCAGATCTTATCAATGCCAGTCGGCTTATCCTAAAGCTAAAAACGATTCATTAGATAATGCAGCTTCCGATAGTCTTGGTGTAGAGCTGGAAGGTATTGATGAAAATATAGAAGAATAAAGATAGTTATATATATATGTAAGAAAGAAGCACTGGTCTGTTAAGGATCAGTGCTTCTTTTTTATATCGTCCTTTTCAAGAAGAAGAAAAACTGAAAAAGCAATAACCAAGCCTATTACACTGCCATGCAGAAAAACAAAAACACATTTAAAATAAATTTAATTGAATTATTTATTTTTTGAAGCAGTATTTATATACTTCACCTCGTTTAACACGTAAAATAATTTAATCCTGTTTTGCGATGAGGAAGAACACAACATTACTAAGCATCACCAATAAAGCTTTATCTGCACTATTGGTATTACTCGGATTTAGTGCCTGCACGGCTGGCATAGGTGGAGATAGAGAAGGACCATGTATGTATGGAATGCCATATGTAAAACATTCTATAAAAGGTAAAGTTGAAAATCAATCAGGGGTGCCTATTAAGGGAATAAGAATAATTTGTAGCATTAAAAATAATTGGATGCCTCAAGACACTTTGTTATCCGATATAAAAGGAGAATTCACCCTTATCAAGCAACTCATAGAACCAGATGTAACATACAAACTTGTCTGCACAGACATTGATGGCACTGATAATGGTTCCTATAAAGAAGATTCAGTAAATGTAGATTTCAAAAAAAGCGACCTAACCGATGCTTCTGGATGGTTTCAAGGGAAAGTCACAAAGAATGTGACAATAAAACTGACCGAGAATGGGAAATGATTTAGGCCTAAGAAAGATCCTCGCACTAGAGATTGCCCGCAAAATAAGAATCAATAAGGTAAAGCTCCACCCTCTTCGCCAACTTTTCTGGGAGTGTACTTTACGGTGCAATCTCCATTGCCGGCATTGCGGCAGCGATTGCAAGAAAACAACATTAAAAGATGACATGCCTTTGTGGGATTTCCTCAATGCTATTGACACAATAGCTCCACATGTTAATCCGGCAGAAGTCTGCATTATCATAACCGGCGGCGAACCATTAATGAGAGATGATATTGAAAGCTGCGGACTAGCCCTTTACCGCAGAGGATTTCCCTGGGGAATAGTATCTAACGGACTTTATCTCACCCGCGAACGACTTGATGGATTATTGGCTTCAGGGCTTCATTCCATCACTATTAGTCTGGATGGATTTACCGAAGAGCATAACTGGATGCGTGGACACCCTAAAAGTTTTATCCGAGCCACAAATGCCATTAAGATGATTGCATCAGAAAAAGAATTAAGCTGGGATGTAGTTACATGCATAAACCGCAAAAACTATAAAGATCTGGATGCATTTAAAGAGTATCTTATTTCGATAGGCGTAAAGAATTGGCGAATTTTTACTGTATTCCCGGTAGGCCGGGCAGCAGAATTCCCCGAACTTCAACTTACAGATGAAGAATTTACAGGTTTAATGGAATTTATAAAGAAAACCCGTAAAGAAGGAAACATTCACCTTAGCTATGCTTGCGAAGGATTCCTGGGAAAATATGAAGGAGAGGTCAGGGATAATTTTTATTCCTGCGGAGCAGGAGTCAGCGTTGCTTCCATTCTGATAGACGGATCTATTTCAGCCTGCCCAAGTATTCGCAGCAATTTCAGTCAGGGGAATATTTATCATAATGATTTCATGGATGTGTGGAACAATCGGTTTCAAGATTTCCGTAACCGTGACTGGATGAAAAAAGATCAATGTGCTGCCTGCAACCTCTTTCGTTATTGTGAAGGGAACGGAATGCATCTTCGCAATGATGAGGGCGAACTGCTTCTTTGTCATTACAACAGACTCAACAACTAATTATTCTACTTTTACAGCTGACTTAAACTAAACTTCAAATCCCGCCTTCGCATTTAATAATGTATAGGCGGGATTCTTTATTTATATTTCAGCACAGTTAAGGATAGTTCTTCTGCCAATAAAAACAGGATAAGCAGCTATAAACTAAGACAAATATATACAAATAAGGCTTACTATTACAAATATATTTCATTTTAATTAAAACTTATTTTTTCAATTATAAAGCAAATCATAATAACATCACATTTACTATTATAATGCTATAACATCATTTATTACTAATAGATACAGCATACACAAGTAAACATAAATGAAAAATATATGTTCTTTTTATTAGTTATTTCTTTCTTTTAATTGATAAACGGCTTATCTTTGCACAAACAAATAATATTGTTGACATAATACAGCTATTAATAATAAAGAAAATAATAATAATAGGTATGAAAAAAGCATTGATTTCAGGAATTACCGGTCAGGACGGTTCCTTCTTAGCAGAGTTTTTATTGCAAAAAGGATACGAAGTACACGGAATACTTCGCCGTTCATCTTCATTTAATACAGGACGCATTGAGCATCTTTATTTTGAAGAATGGGTACGCGATATGAAACAGCAACGCACTATCAATCTTCATTACGGAGATATGACCGATTCAAGTTCACTGATCCGCATTATTCAACAGATACAACCGGATGAGATCTACAATCTGGCTGCTCAGAGCCACGTTAAGGTTAGTTTTGATGTACCTGAATACACAGCAGAAGCTGATGCAGTTGGTACTCTTCGTATGTTGGAAGCTGTCCGCATCCTGGGATTAGAAAAGAAAACAAAGATATATCAGGCTTCCACTTCCGAGCTTTTCGGTTTGGTACAGGAAGTTCCACAAAAAGAAACAACACCATTCTACCCTCGTAGCCCGTACGGTGTTGCCAAACAATATGGTTTCTGGATTACAAAGAACTACCGCGAATCTTACGGAATGTTTGCTGTAAACGGTATTCTGTTTAATCACGAAAGTGAACGTCGCGGTGAGACTTTCGTAACCAGAAAGATTTCTCT
This genomic interval from uncultured Bacteroides sp. contains the following:
- a CDS encoding TIGR04133 family radical SAM/SPASM protein; the encoded protein is MGNDLGLRKILALEIARKIRINKVKLHPLRQLFWECTLRCNLHCRHCGSDCKKTTLKDDMPLWDFLNAIDTIAPHVNPAEVCIIITGGEPLMRDDIESCGLALYRRGFPWGIVSNGLYLTRERLDGLLASGLHSITISLDGFTEEHNWMRGHPKSFIRATNAIKMIASEKELSWDVVTCINRKNYKDLDAFKEYLISIGVKNWRIFTVFPVGRAAEFPELQLTDEEFTGLMEFIKKTRKEGNIHLSYACEGFLGKYEGEVRDNFYSCGAGVSVASILIDGSISACPSIRSNFSQGNIYHNDFMDVWNNRFQDFRNRDWMKKDQCAACNLFRYCEGNGMHLRNDEGELLLCHYNRLNN
- the gmd gene encoding GDP-mannose 4,6-dehydratase; amino-acid sequence: MKKALISGITGQDGSFLAEFLLQKGYEVHGILRRSSSFNTGRIEHLYFEEWVRDMKQQRTINLHYGDMTDSSSLIRIIQQIQPDEIYNLAAQSHVKVSFDVPEYTAEADAVGTLRMLEAVRILGLEKKTKIYQASTSELFGLVQEVPQKETTPFYPRSPYGVAKQYGFWITKNYRESYGMFAVNGILFNHESERRGETFVTRKISLAVARIKQGVQDKLYMGNMDSQRDWGYAKDYVECMWMILQHDTPEDFVIATGEMHTVREFCTLAFKEAGIEIRWEGKGVDEKGIDVATGRVLVEVDPKYFRPSEVEQLLGDPTKARTLLGWNPTQTSFPELVKIMVQHDMEKVKKMIANK
- a CDS encoding radical SAM-associated putative lipoprotein is translated as MRKNTTLLSITNKALSALLVLLGFSACTAGIGGDREGPCMYGMPYVKHSIKGKVENQSGVPIKGIRIICSIKNNWMPQDTLLSDIKGEFTLIKQLIEPDVTYKLVCTDIDGTDNGSYKEDSVNVDFKKSDLTDASGWFQGKVTKNVTIKLTENGK